The DNA segment GGCCGACGCACGGTGGTTACCCCGAAGTAACTCCAGCTGGTTTGATGAGCGGGCCACTCTGTCCCCGCCCCAGGAACGGGAGTTCCAGTGCCGCTTCCCTCGCTCCGCCGCCTCCCCCGCGCAGGTCTCGCCGTCGCCCTCGTGGCCGCCGCGCTGGCCTCGGCCGCCCCGGCCGCCTCGGCGGCGACCGCCGTCTCCGCGCCGCCCCGGCTCAAGGTGCTGACGTACAACACGTTCATGATGAGCAAGAACCTCTACCCCAACTGGGGCCAGGACCACCGCGCCGCAGCCATACCCGCCGCCTCCTTCTTCCAGGGGAACGACGTCGTGGTGCTGGAGGAGGCCTTCGACAACTCCTCGTCCGACGCCCTGAAGCGCAACGCTGCGGCCCAGTACCCGTACCAGACGCCGGTCGTGGGCCGCAGCAAGGACGGCTGGGACGCGACCGGCGGTTCGTACTCGGCGCTCTCCCCGGAGGACGGCGGGGTGACCCTGCTCAGCAAGTGGCCGGTGCTGCGTCAGGAGCAGTTCATCTACAAGAACGCCTGCGGCTCCGACGCCCTCTCCGACAAGGGGTTCCTGTACGCCGTCCTCGATGTGAACGGCACCAGGGTGCACATCGTCGGCACCCACACCCAGTCCGACGACACGGCGTGCGCGGCGGGCGAGGCGGCCGGGGACCGCAGTCTCCAGCTGAAGCAGATCGACGCGTTCCTGGCGGCCAAGAACATTCCCGCGGACGAGGAAGTCATGGTCGCGGGCGACTTCAACATCGACTCGCGCAGCGCCGAGTACACCTCGATGCTGCGGGACGGCGGGCTGGTCGCGGCGGACGCGCGCACCGGGCACCCGTACTCCTTCGACACCCGGGAGAACTCGGTGGCCCGCTACCGCTACCCGGACGACCCGCGCCAGGACCTGGACTACGTACTGCACCGCGCCGGTCACGCCCGACCGTCCGGCTGGCGGAACGAGGTGGTCAAGGAGGAGAGCACGCCCTGGACCGTGAGCAGCTGGGGCACCGACTACACCTACACGAATCTGAGCGACCACTACCCGCTCCTCGCCGGCCGCTGACCTCCCGGCCGGCGGCCCAGGGCTTTCACAAGGCTGGTGGGACAGCAATACTGTTGTACCGGATCAGCCGAGTGACCGACCAGGGATCGGCCCGGTATCCGGGAAACGAGGCACAGACATGGCGACCGGGCCCGACAACACGGCCACGGCCGCGGCCCTAACGGTCGACGAACTGGCCGCGCGCGCCGGGGTGACCGTCCGCACGGTCCGTTTCTACAGCGCGCGCGGCCTGCTCCCCCCGCCGGAGATCGGGCCGCGCCGCGTCGGGCTGTACGGGCCCGCCCACCTGTCCCGGCTCGCACTGGTCGAGGAGCTGCAGCACCACGGGATGACGCTCGCCGCGATCGAGCGCTATCTCCGGCAGCTGCCCGACGATCTGAGCGCGCACGATCTCGCGATCCACCGCGCCGTGGTGGCCTCGTGGTCGCCGGAGGGGGCGGACGACGCGACCCGCGCGGAGCTGGAGCGCCGGGCCGGGCGGCCACTGCCCGAGCCGGACATCGACCGGCTCGCCGCGATGAACGTACTGGAGCGCGTCGAGGGCGAGAGGGACGCCTTCCGGGTCGATCCGGGGCTGCTCGCGCTCGGGGTGCAGCTGCTCGACGTGCCGATCGCCCACGAGACGATCCTGGCCGCGCGCACGGTGGTGCTGGAGCACACCCGGGCCGCGGCAAAGGAGCTGACGCGGCTGTTCCAGGACGAGGTGTGGGGCCCCTACCGGGAGCGCGAGAGCGACCCCGCGGCGGTGGAGGCGATGAAGTCGCTCTCCGCCGACATGCAGCCGATGGTCGTACAGGCCCTGGTGACTGCGTTCCAGCGGTCACTGAAGGAGGAGCTACGGGCCCGCTACGTGGACGGCCCCGCAGCACCCTGACCGGCGGGGCCCGGGCCGACTGGTGCCCCACATCGCGGCGGTCACTGAAGGAGGAGCTACGGGCCCGCTACGTGAACGGCCCCGCAGCACCCTGACCGGCGGGCCCGGGCCGACTGGTGCCCCACATCGCGGCGGTCACTGAAGGAGGAGCTACGGGCCCGCTACGTGAACGGCCCCGCAGCACCCTGACAAGCCCGGCACGGCCCGGCCTCCCGCCGGACCGGGCCCGGTCCGGCGGGAGGCCTGACCCCCGGATCAGCTGTCGCTGAACGTCTCGCCCCGCTCGGCCTTCCCGACCAGCAGCGCGGGCGGCGTGAACCGCTCCCCGTACCGCTCGGCGAGTTCACGGGCGCGCGCGACGAAGCCGGGCAGGCCGCCCTCGTAGCCGTTGATGTACTGGAGCACACCGCCGGTCCAGCCCGGGAAGCCGATGCCGAGGATCGAGCCGATGTTGGCGTCCGCGACCGACGTGAGGACGCCCTCCTCCAGGCAGCGGACACTGTCCAGCGCCTCGGAGAAGAGCATCCGCTCCTTCATGTCGCCGAAGGGGATGTCCGTCCCGGGCTTCGTGAAGTGCTCACGCAGCCCCGGCCAGAGTCCGGCCCGCCTGCCGTCCTCGTACTCGTAGAACCCCGCTCCCCCGCTGCGGCCCGTCCGGCCGAACTCGTCGACCATCCGGTCGATGACCGCGTCCGACGGGTGCCCGGTCCAGGTGCCCCCCGCCTCCTCGGTGGCGCGCTTCGCCTCGTTGCGGATCTTGCGCGGCAGGGTGAGCGTCAGTTCGTCCATCAGCGAGAGCACCTTGGCCGGATAGCCGGCCTGGGCGGCGGCCTGCTCGACCGATGCGGGCTCGACGCCCTCTCCGATCATCGCCACGCCCTCGTTGATGAACTGGCCGATGACCCGGGAGGTGAAGAAGCCGCGGGAGTCGTTGACGACGATCGGGGTCTTGTTGATCCGGCGTACGAGGTCGAAGGCGCGCGCCAGCGCCTCGTCGCCGGTCCGCTCGCCCTTGATGATCTCGACGAGCGGCATCTTGTCCACGGGCGAGAAGAAGTGCAGCCCGATGAAGTCGCTCTGCCGCTCGACTCCCTCGGAGAGCAGGGTGATGGGGAGCGTGGAGGTGTTGGAGCAGAGCAGCGCGTCGGGCTCGATGACGCCCTCGATCTCCTGGAACACCTTGTGCTTGAGCGCCACGTCCTCGAAGACCGCCTCGATCACCGCGTCGCAGCCCGCGAGGTCGGCCGGGTCGCCGGTCGGGGTGATGCGGGCCAGCAGCTCGTCCCGCTGGGCCTCGGTGGTGCGGCCGCGCGAGAGCGCCTTCGCGAGCAGCTTCTCCGAGTACGCCTTGCCCTTCTGAGCGGCCTCCGCCGACACGTCCTTGAGGACGACGTCGATCCCGGCGCGGGCACAGGAGTAGGCGATACCCGCGCCCATCATCCCGGCGCCGAGCACGGCGACCTTGCGGACCTGGCGGGGCTCGATCCCCTGCGGGCGGTTGGCGCCGGAGTTGACTGCCTGGAGGTCGAAGAAGAACGCCTGGATCATGTTCTTGGCGGTCTGTCCGGTGACCAGCTCGGTGAAGTACCGGGCCTCGATGGTCAGCGCCGTCTCGAAGTCGACCTGGGAGCCTTCCACGGCCGCGGCGAGGATGTTGCGCGGCGCGGGATAGGGCGCGCCCTGCAACTGCTTCTTGAGGTTGGCGGGGAAGGCGGGCAGGTTGGCGGCGAACTTCGGGTTCGACGGGGTGCCGCCGGGGATCCTGTACCCCTTGACGTCCCAGGGCTGCTGCGACTCGGGGTGGGCGTCGATGAAGGCGTGCGCCTGGGCCAGCATCTCGTCGGCGGTGTCCGCGACTTCGTGGACGAGGCCGTTCTCCAGGGCGCGCCGCGGGTTGTACCGGGTGCCCTGGAGGAGC comes from the Streptomyces sp. NBC_01471 genome and includes:
- a CDS encoding MerR family transcriptional regulator — encoded protein: MATGPDNTATAAALTVDELAARAGVTVRTVRFYSARGLLPPPEIGPRRVGLYGPAHLSRLALVEELQHHGMTLAAIERYLRQLPDDLSAHDLAIHRAVVASWSPEGADDATRAELERRAGRPLPEPDIDRLAAMNVLERVEGERDAFRVDPGLLALGVQLLDVPIAHETILAARTVVLEHTRAAAKELTRLFQDEVWGPYRERESDPAAVEAMKSLSADMQPMVVQALVTAFQRSLKEELRARYVDGPAAP
- a CDS encoding 3-hydroxyacyl-CoA dehydrogenase NAD-binding domain-containing protein, whose protein sequence is MSENTTIRWEQDGTGVVTLVLDDPNQSANTMNQAFKESIAAVADRAEAEKDSIRGIIYTSAKKTFFAGGDLKDMIKVGPDQAQQAFDTGTAIKKSLRRIETLGKPVVAALNGSALGGGYEIALASHHRIALDAPGSRIGLPEVTLGLLPAGGGVTRTVRLMGIADALLKVLLQGTRYNPRRALENGLVHEVADTADEMLAQAHAFIDAHPESQQPWDVKGYRIPGGTPSNPKFAANLPAFPANLKKQLQGAPYPAPRNILAAAVEGSQVDFETALTIEARYFTELVTGQTAKNMIQAFFFDLQAVNSGANRPQGIEPRQVRKVAVLGAGMMGAGIAYSCARAGIDVVLKDVSAEAAQKGKAYSEKLLAKALSRGRTTEAQRDELLARITPTGDPADLAGCDAVIEAVFEDVALKHKVFQEIEGVIEPDALLCSNTSTLPITLLSEGVERQSDFIGLHFFSPVDKMPLVEIIKGERTGDEALARAFDLVRRINKTPIVVNDSRGFFTSRVIGQFINEGVAMIGEGVEPASVEQAAAQAGYPAKVLSLMDELTLTLPRKIRNEAKRATEEAGGTWTGHPSDAVIDRMVDEFGRTGRSGGAGFYEYEDGRRAGLWPGLREHFTKPGTDIPFGDMKERMLFSEALDSVRCLEEGVLTSVADANIGSILGIGFPGWTGGVLQYINGYEGGLPGFVARARELAERYGERFTPPALLVGKAERGETFSDS
- the sph gene encoding sphingomyelin phosphodiesterase: MPLPSLRRLPRAGLAVALVAAALASAAPAASAATAVSAPPRLKVLTYNTFMMSKNLYPNWGQDHRAAAIPAASFFQGNDVVVLEEAFDNSSSDALKRNAAAQYPYQTPVVGRSKDGWDATGGSYSALSPEDGGVTLLSKWPVLRQEQFIYKNACGSDALSDKGFLYAVLDVNGTRVHIVGTHTQSDDTACAAGEAAGDRSLQLKQIDAFLAAKNIPADEEVMVAGDFNIDSRSAEYTSMLRDGGLVAADARTGHPYSFDTRENSVARYRYPDDPRQDLDYVLHRAGHARPSGWRNEVVKEESTPWTVSSWGTDYTYTNLSDHYPLLAGR